The genomic DNA CGTTTTCACCTCGCCCTCGACGTAGACTCGCTTGCTGCGGTAACCCAGCACCCGCACCGTGATCTGCGGATCCTGGATGTACTTGCCTGAACTATTCACTATGAGATTGCGCGCCTGCAGTTCCGTCAACCCCGCCACTTTCAGCAATCCCGTATAGGGAAATTGGATGTATCCAGAGGATGAGACCGTATAGCCCGGAATGCCCGAGGCGGTATCCCCGAAGGCTAGTTCGGTCACCCCGGTGCCGATGGCGTAGGTTTGCGTCGGAAGTACGAGTTCGGGGTGGTCCCAGACCACGATCGAAAGGATGTCCCCGGGGCCGATGCGATAGGGCTCGGTCTTGTCGACCAGGCGCGAAACGCCATCATTGTCCAGCAGCGCCTGGCGGGCGCGGTGATCGGCAAGCACCAGCGAAGGCGTGATTTCCTTGATCTCGGCCACGGAATTCGGATCCAGCGGATCGACGAGATGCTTGGAATTGAAGGTCATGCCGGGAGAAAGGGCGCAAGCGCCCAGCGAGGACACGAGCGCGATGGCAGCGATGGCTCGGCTCAACGTTCCGAAAAATGTCGTCATGGCGGATCCACAGTGAATGACTTCGTTGCTTGGAAAGGAGCCCGATGCGTAACGGGTTGCGACATTCCACTCTCTTTTCACGCCCCCGCACATTCGACGGATGCCCTAAGCCTTCTCCTACATCGTTTGGAGGTTTCGGGTACGCCGGGCACTCAATAAGATTTCGACGGTAGCCACATGCTTTGCGGCGGTGCACCGCTGTTTTCCCCGCGGCCGCAGGGCGACTCCCCGAACAAAGGAGTACGCGATGGACCCGTCCCTTACGGACACGTCGGCGAGATCGAGCCGATCCAGCTATCTGTACCGCCTGCTGGATGCGGCGATCGTCATCATCTGCGGCCTGGCCGTGACCGAGCTGAAGTTCTCGGACGAGGCGATGATCGATCCGCCGCAGATCCACCTGTTCCTGATCTATCTCTGCGGGCTGGGCGTCATCGCCCTGTTCCCGGCGTTCAGTCTGTACGTGTCATGGCGCGGTCGCCGGCTGATGGACCTGGTCGTGCGCAGCCTGGCGGCATGGGCGCTGGTGTTCGCGCTTGGCATCCTGGTCAGTTTCCTCATGCACCAGAGCGCGTCGGTATCGCGCCTGTGGGCCGCGACCTGGTTCGGCTGCGCCGCCCTGGCGCTGGCCGGCGTGCGCCTGGCGGCCTACGCGGTGCTGGGCGCGGCGCGCGACCGCGGCCTGGACCGCAAGCGCGTGCTGCTGGTCGGCTTCGGCGCGCTCGGCCACGATCTGTGGCGCCGCGTGGAACGCTATCGCGAGGCCGGCTACGAAGTCGCCGGCATCTATGCCGAGCCCCACGAAAACCTGCCGCCGCAAGTGCGCCGGCTGCACGAGCTGGATGCCCTGCACGGCTTCGTGCGCGAACACAATGTGCGCGAGGTCTGGATCGTGCTGCCGATGGAGGCCGGCCAGGAATTGCGCGAAGTGCTCTATCACCTGCGCAACGACCTGGTGGACATCCGCTGGATTCCCGACGTGATGTCGATCCAGCTGCTGGGCCATCGCATCGGGGAATTCCTCGGCCTGCCCGCGATCCAGCTCAACAGCCTGCCCGCCGCCGGCGTGCGCGGCCTGGCCAAGGAAGCGTTCGACCGCGCCTTCGCGCTGTGCGCGCTGGTGGGCCTGTCGCCGCTGATGCTGACCATCGCCTGCCTGGTCAAGCTGACCTCGCGCGGCCCGGTGCTGTTCACCCAGCCGCGCCTGGGCGTGGACGGCAAGGTCTTCCATGTCTACAAGTTCCGCACCATGACCGTGCACCAGGAGCACGGCGTGGTCACGCAGGCCACCCGCGACGATGCGCGCGTCACCCGCATCGGCGGCTTCCTGCGCCGCACCAGCCTGGACGAGTTGCCGCAATTCCTGAACGTGCTGCGCGGCGACATGTCGGTGGTAGGGCCGCGCCCGCACGCGCTGGAGCACAACGAACTGTACAAGGACCTGGTGCAGCGCTACATGATGCGCCACCGGGTCAAGCCCGGCATCACCGGCTGGGCCCAGGTCAATGGCCTGCGCGGCCAGACCGATACGCTGCGCAAGATGAGCGACCGCATCGAGCATGACATCTACTACATCCAGCACTGGACGTTCCGGATGGACCTGATGATCATCGCCCGCACGGCGGTATCCGGATGGACGGGGCGAAATGTCTACTGAACCGCTGGGCTGGCCCCCTTTCGCCCCGCCACGCGCCCGCTGCGCGCCCGCGCCGGCGACCCAGCCGCCCGGCCTGCTGGCCGAGAGCGATTTCCGCCGCGCGGTGGAGATGCTGCCGCTGGTGTCCATCGACCTGCTGCTGCGCGATGCCGAAGGCCGCTACCTGACCGGCTTGCGCAGCAATCCGCCGGCGCAGGGTTCGTGGTTCGTGCCGGGCGGCCGCATCCGCAAGAACGAGACGCTGCCGCGCGCGCTGCAACGCATCGTCCGCGAGGAACTGGGCCTGACGCTGCCGCCGCAGGCCTGGCGCCCCCGGGGCGTGTACGAACACTTCTATGGCACCAATTTTGCCGGCGAGGCCGGCCGCTCCACCCATTACATCGTCCTCGCCTATGAGGCGGAACTCACGCTGGACACCGCCAGCCTGCCGCTGGGCCAGCACCGCCGCTACCGCTGGCAGCCCGCGGCGGCCATCGCCGCCGATCCGGGCGCGCACCCCTACACCCAGGCCTACTTCAAGGAGTCAGCGCCATGACCAATCCTCATCCTCCGTATCGGGCCGTCATTCTCTGCGGCGGGTCCGGCTCGCGCCTGTGGCCGCTGTCGCGCGAGCTGCTGCCCAAGCAGTTCATCCGTTTGACCGATGACCGCAGCCTGCTGCAGAACACCCTGCTGCGGCTGGGGTCCGCCGGCGCCCAGGCGCGCCCCATGCTGGTCTGCAACGACGCCCACCGCTACATCGCCGCCGAGCAGGCCCTGGAACTGGACATCCACGACGCCGAAATCGTGCTGGAGCCGTATGCGCGCAATACCGCGCCCGCCATCGCCGCGGCCACGCTGCGGGCGATGCGCGACGGCGAGGATCCGGTCATGCTCATCATGCCTTCCGACCATGTGCTGGAGGATGGCCCGGTGCTGGCGGCGGCCTTCGCCCAGGCCTACCAGGCCGCCCGCCAGGGCGCGCTGGTGACCTTCGGCATCACCCCGACCGCGCCACTGAGCGGCTACGGCTACATCCAGGCGGCCGAACCCGGCGCCATGACGCCCGCCCGCAAGGTGCGCCGGTTCGTCGAAAAGCCTTCGCCCGAAGTGGCGCAGCGCTTCATCGAGGACGGCAGCTACTACTGGAACAGCGGCATGTTCGCCTTCCAGGCCTCGGTCTTCCTGGCCGAACTGGAACGGCTGGCGCCGCGCATCCTCGAACAGGTCCGGGCGGCGGTGGCCGCGGGCCATGGCGAAAACGCGCTGTTCCAACTGGACGGCCCGGCCTTCGAGGCCTGCCCGAGCGACTCGATGGACTACGCCATCATGGAACGCACCGACAGCGCGGTGGTGATTCCGCTGGCCGCGCCGTGGAGCGACGTCGGCGCCTGGGACGCGGTCTGGGGCATCGCCCGCAAGACCGCCGAGGGCAATTCCACCACCGGCGACGTGATGGTCGAGGACTCGCGCAACTGCCTCATCCATTCGACCAGCCGGCTGGTGGCCTCGGTGGGGCTGGACGACATCGTGGTGATCGAAACGGCCGACGCCGTGCTGGTCGCCCACAAGACGCGCTCGCAGGACGTCAAGCGGCTGGTGGAGGCCTTCAAGGTGCAGCACCGCAGCGAACTGAACCACCACCGCGAGGTGCAGCGCCCGTGGGGCTCGTACGACTCGGTCGGCCAGGGCCCGCGCTACCAGGTCAAGCGCATCACGGTGAAGCCGGGCGCGCGCCTGTCGTCGCAGATGCACCACCACCGCGCCGAGCACTGGGTGGTGGTGTCGGGCACGGCGCGCATCTACAACGGCGACAAGCAGTACCTCCTGACCGAAAACCAGTCGACCTACATCCCGCTGGGCGAGGTCCACAGCCTGGAGAACCCCGGCAAGATCCCGCTGGAGATCATCGAGGTGCAATCCGGCGCCTATCTGGGCGAGGACGACATCGTCCGCTTCCAGGACATGTACGGCCGTGTCTGAGCCCCGGCGCGCGGCCTCATCCTTCTGGCGGCCGGGCCTGGCGCGGATCTGCCTGCCGCTGGCGGCGCTGTTCTTCGCCACGCTGGTGACGGTGGGCAACCTGCCGGGCCTGGCCGCCGAGATGTCCGACGCCTTCGGCGACAAGCGCCTGCACCTGGCGGCCTACGCCTTCCTGACGGTGCTGGTCTACCTCTCGGTGCAGCGGCGGCCGGGCCTGACGGCGCTGCTGGCCGTATCCGCCCTGGGCGCGCTGGATGAAGGAATCCAATCCTTTTTTGCCTATCGACAGGCCGAACTCTTAGACCTTTTGGCCGATATCTCTGCGGCGGGTGCGACAGTAATCTCGTTGAACATCGGTTCCGCAGCCTTCGGCTCCTTTCGTGCAGTGACTAAGTCTTAAGGATAAAACCATGCCAAAACGGGCACTGATTACCGGCGTCACCGGCCAGGACGGCGCTTACCTGGCCGAGTTCCTGCTGGCCAAGGGCTATGAAGTCCACGGCATCAAGCGGCGCGCGTCGCTGTTCAACACCGCGCGCATCGACCACCTGTACCAGGATCCGCATGACCAGCCGCGCAACTTCGTGCTGCACCACGGCGACATGACGGACTCGTGCAGCCTCATCCGCATCGTGCAATCGGTCCAGCCCGACGAGATCTACAACCTGGCGGCGCAGAGCCACGTCGGGGTGTCGTTCGAAGAGCCGGAGTACACCGCCAACGCCGACGGCCTGGGCACCCTGCGCCTGCTGGAAGCCATCCGCATCCTCAAGCTGGAGGACAAGGCGCGCTTCTACCAGGCCTCGACCTCGGAGCTGTACGGCCTGGTGCAGGAAACCCCGCAGAAGGAAACCACGCCGTTCTATCCGCGCAGCCCCTACGCCGCCGCCAAGCTGTACGCCTACTGGATCAGCGTGAACTACCGCGAGGCCTACGGCATGTATGCCTGCAACGGCATCCTGTTCAACCACGAATCCCCCAAACGCGGCGAAACCTTCGTGACGCGCAAGATCACCCGCGGCCTGGCGCGCATCGTGCTCGGCCTGCAGGAATGCCTGTACCTGGGCAACCTGTCGGCGCTACGCGACTGGGGCCATGCGCGCGACTACGTCGAAATGCAGTGGCTGATGCTGCAGCAGGACACGCCGGAGGACTACGTCATCGCCACCGGCATGCAATACAGCGTGCGTGAATTCATCAATACGGCGGCGCGCGAGCTGGGCATCCTGCTGGCGTGGGAGGGCGAAGGCCTGGAGGAAACCGCCACGGTGCTGTTCAGCCCGGTGCACGACATCAAGCCGGGCCAGGTCATCGTGCGGGTCGACCCGCGCTACTTCCGCCCCACCGAGGTCGAGACCCTGCTGGGCGATCCGACCAAGGCGCGCGAAAAGCTCGGCTGGTCGCCGCGCACCAGTTTCGCCCAGCTGGTCAAGGAAATGGTGGAAAGCGACCTGAAGGACGCCCGGCGCGATGCGCTGGTGGAACAGAACGGCTACGAAATCTACGCCTACAAGGAGTAGTCCGCCATGAGCAACCTGGACCAACGCGTGTTCGTGGCGGGCCATCGCGGCATGGTGGGCGCCGCCCTGGTGCGCGAGCTGCAGGAGCGCGGCTACCGCGACATCATCACGCGCAGCCATAGCGAACTGGACCTGGAAAACCAGAACCAGGTGCACCGCTTCTTCTCGACCACGCCGGTCGACGTGGTGTACCTGGCCGCCGCCAAGGTCGGCGGCATCCTGGCCAACCAGAACCATCCGGTGGATTTCCTGTACCGCAACCTGATGATCCAGTGCAACGTGATCCGCGCCGCCTACGCGGCCGGCGTGCGCAAGCTGCTGTTCCTGGGTTCGTCCTGCATCTATCCGCGCGAGGCGCCGCAGCCGATCCGCGAGGACGCGCTGCTGACCGGGCCCCTGGAAGCCACCAACGAGCCCTACGCCATCGCCAAGATCGCCGGATTGAAGCTGTGCGAAGCCTACCAACGGCAATATGGCGCGCGCTTCATCTGCGCCATGCCGACCAATCTGTACGGGCCGCACGACAACTACGACCTGCACAGCAGCCATGTGCTGCCGGCCCTGATCCGCAAGTTCCATGAAGGCCGCGAGGCCGGCCAGGACAGCGTCACCCTGTGGGGCAGCGGCAAGCCGCTGCGCGAGTTCCTGTACGTGGACGACCTGGCGCGGGCCTGCGTGATGCTGATGGAAACGCCCGCCGCCGAGGGCATCTACAACATCGGCGCCGGCGAGGACCTGTCGATCGCCGAACTGGCCCGGGTCGTGGCGCAGGTAGTGGGCTACCAGGGCCGCGTGGACTACGACGCCAGCAAGCCCGACGGCACGCCGCGCAAGCTGATGGATTCGTCACGGGTACGCGCGCTGGGCTGGAAGCCGGAGATATCGCTGACTCATGGCGTGACGCTGGCCTACGGCCATTTCCTGCGCGAGCAGGCGCGCCAACCCCTGCCCGTGGCCTGAGGGCCTGTTCACACTGAAAGGAGCCTCGCATGAGTACCCAAATGAGTGACTATCAAGGCGCGAAGCGCAGTCGTGGCAGGTCCCCGGCGAGCATTCGCAACGCCGAGAGGCGCTCATTTGGGTACTCACCCTTCGGGCAGGACGGTAATCGGCCGCCAGGCGTCGTTGCGCTCACCTTGCGTGGCACAGCCACGCGGCGGCGACCACGCCTAGCCTGGCGGCCGATTACCGGCCTGTGCGAGGCTCCTTTCAGTGTGAACAGGCCCTAACCACGCCTATCGAGAACAGGCATTCCGATGTACCGACTCATCAGAAAGCACGTCGCCGGCAATGCCTCGTTCTGGGGGCTGGTGGAATACGGCATCGGCCCGGTCGCGGCGCTGGTGGCGCTGCCCATCCTGTTCCGCCAGCTGGGCACGGTGGGTTTCGGCCAGTACTCGATGATCATCGCGCTGGCCGGCTTCGGCAATGCCGCCAACCTGGGCGCCGCCGTCACCGCCACCAAGCTGGTGTCCGAACGCATGCACGAGCCGGGCGGCGCCTACCGCGCGGCCGGCGTGGCCATGTCGCTGATCGGCTGCGCGCTCGGCGTGGTAACGCTGGCGGCGGCATTGCTGTGGCTGGCGGTGCGCTGGGGCTGGCCCGCCGCCACCTTCGGCGGCGTGGCGGTGACGCTGCTGGCGATGCCGGCGCTGGCGGTCTACCTGACCCAGCAGTACGACCAGTTGATGTCCGGCTGCCTGAAGGGCCGCGAGGATTTCCGCGCCACCGCGCTGTGCGAAGTCTTCAGCCGCAGCGGCACCATGGGACTGGCCTGCGTCGCCGCCTGGCTCACCGCCTCGCCCACCTGGACCGGCCTGGCCCAGGCCGCCGGCCTGCTGCTGGCCGGGTCGGTCAAGATGCGGGTGTTCGCGCGCCGCTATGGCCACGTGCTGGTGCGGCCGGTGCGCGACCGCGGCGCGATGCTGGACGCCTTCCGCTTCTCGCGCTGGTCCTGGCTCAACAGCCTGAGCGCGCTGGCCTTCGGCTCGGTCGACCGGGTGCTGGTGGGCAGCCTGATGGGACCCGCCGCGCTGGCCATCTACACCGTCGGCGTGCAGGTCGGCCAGATGATCCACACGGCGTCCGTGGCGATTTTCCAGAAAGCCATGCCGCGCGTCAGCCGCCTGTCCGCCGCGCCGCCGCATCCGGGCGCGGCCGAAGAGGAAATCCGCCGCCTGATGCTGTGGAACCTGGCGCTGTCGGCTGGCGCCACGGTCGCGGTGCTGGCGGTCAGCCGGCCCCTGCTGGACCTGCTGCTGGGCCACGCCCTGGCCGACGGACACCTGGGCACCTTCCGGTTGCTGATCGCGGCCTCGGGGCTGCTGTCACTGAACGCCGCGGCCCATTTTTCGCTGCTCGGGCTGGGGAACTCCCGCGCCGTGGCGATTCTCAATGGCCTGGGCGGCCTGGCCATGCTGTGCATCATGGCCGCCCTGGTGCAGGCGGCGGGCGAGCATGCCGCGGCCTGGGGCCGCATGGCCTACGCGGCGATCACGCTGGCCGGCGTGGCGCTCGCCATCCGTCAATCCCGGCCAGACTACCCCGGCGCCCTGCCTGCGGCCACCCGGTAGCCACCATGTTGAGGTCTTATATGCGCAAGCGTCACACCGAATACTCGCGCCAGCTCATCGATTTCGTGCGCGAGTTGCGCCCGCCCGCCCCCATTGCCGCTGGCCTGCTGCCCAAGCTGACCATCGTGACCCCCTCGTACAACCAGGCCCGCTTCCTGGAGCGGACCATCATCTCGGTGCTGAACCAGGGCTATCCGCGGCTGGAGTACATCATCATCGACGGCGGCTCGACCGATGGCAGCGTCGACATCATCCGCAAGTACGAACGCCACCTGACCTATTGGGAAAGCATGCCGGACCGCGGCCAATCGCATGCCATCAACAAGGGCTTCGAGCGCGCCACCGGCGACTACGTCGGCTGGCAGAACTCCGACGACCTGTACTATCCCGGCGCGCTGCGCAAGCTGGGCGCGGCGGCGGCCCGCGGCCGGGCGCCGATCGTCAGCGGCAACCTGTTCGTGGCCGATGCCGACAACCGCATTTTCCGCAAGATCCACTACACCCCGGTCAACCGCGGCACGCTGACCGTGGTCAAGGCCTCGATCCCGAACCAGTCGGCCATCTTCCGCCGCGACCTGCTGCGCAAGCACGGCCTGCTGCAGGAGAGCATGCGCTACTGCATGGACCTGGAATTGTGGAGCCGGCTGCTGCGCGAAGGCAGGAACCTGATCGTGCCCGACGCCATGGGCGTCTACACCGCCCACGACGAGACCAAGACCGCGCTGATGCAGGACGTGCTGCTGGAGGAACGCGAACAGATCGTCGACCGCATCCGCCGCACCGAGCCGGGCATGGGCAAGCTGTACGGCCTGTCGTGCCGCGCCTCGCAGGTGGCGGCGCATGCGCGCCAGGGCGACCTGTCCTACCTGGTGGAGAAACTGGCGATCAAGCTGTTCGGGCGCGACGACTGGGCCGCGCACTAGGGCCCGTTGGCACTGAAAGGAGCCTCGCCCAAGCCCGCGACATCCCCGACCCAGCCCCTTCCCCGCCATGGAGCCGTCATGCATCCGCACCGCCGCCTTTCCACGCTGCACCTGCTGGGCCTGTTCGCGTTCACCGCGCTGGCGCTGAACGACGACCATTTCATCCTGGGCGTGGGCAGTTTCAAGCTGTCGCCCTTCGACCTGCTGTTCGTGGCCATCCTGGTGGTCAAGGCGCTGCGGCTGGCGGACCCCGCCGCCTATGCCCTGCCGCGCGGCGCGCTCGGCATGCTGCTGGGCCTGCAGGTGCTGTCGGTGATCTACCTGGTGCTGGTGTCGCTGCACCATCCGGGCATCGAGACCGGCGACGTCGCGCGCGACCTGCGCATCGTGTTCTATTTCCTGTGCACGCCGTTCCTTTGCTACAAGGACATCGACGGGCCCGCCGCCTACGCCGTGTTGCAGAAGTACATCGTGGCGGCCTGCCTGGCGGTCGCCACCCTGATGCTGCTGGAACAGTTGCAGGGCTTCAGCGTCGCCAACCCGTTGCGCAACGTCCGGCTGGGGGTATGGGCGATTCCGTTCGGCGTGGTTTCGCTGCTGTACTTCCGCAAGACCCTCAACGTGTCCGGGCCCAAGGCCTATGCGCTCACCGTCTACATGCTGCTGGCGCTGGTGTTCTCGCTGAACCGCAGCCAATACCTGCAGCTGATGGTGGCGGTGCTGATGGCGGTGATGCTGGCCTCGGGTTCCGAGGTGCGCCGCCGGGTGGTGCTGATCTTCGCCCCGGCGGCGGTCGCCGGCATCCTGGTGTTCGCCAGCATCGGCTACCTGGACGTACTGACCAACCGCGTCTTCAGCGTCGAGCGCCTGGACGAGGACTCCAGCTACGGCGCCCGCATCCAGGAAATGCAGGGCCAGATGGATTCCTTCGCCGAGAGCCCGGTGTTCGGCAAGGGCGCCGGCTTTCGCAGCTGGGTGATGGGCGAGAACGGCTTCGAACTCAGCACGTTCGCGCACAACTCCTGGGCCTTCTACCTGATGAAGTTCGGCATCGTCGGCACCGTGATGATCATGCTGCCGCCGCTGCTGATCCTGCTGCTTTCGCTGTTCCGGCGCTACGCGCACCCGGGGCTGGAGCTGCATCGCCGCTACCTGCTGGCCACCGCGCCGATCTATATCTTCGTCGACTCGCTCTCCGGCGGCCTGGCCTACGCGCCCAAGACCGCCTTTACCGGCTTTCTGCTGTGCTACTGCCTGTCGCTGATACGCAATGCCCGGGCGCTGCCCGTGCCCCGGCCCGCGGCCGCGGCCTCCAGCCAACGCCCGGTCGCCGCGCGCCGGGCTCCACCGCGAGTAATGCCCCATGCCTGATGTCCTGTTTGTCGCGCCCGACCTGCACGGCGGCGTCGGAAGATGCGTCGCCTTCATCGCCGACGCCTTGCCCGAACGCGGCGTCGACGCCTCGCTGTTCCTGCTGCGCTCGCGCAACCGCGAATATCCGGTCGCCAACCCGCGCGTGACGCGGGCGCTGCCCGTGGTGGAGTCGCCCGCCTCGCTGCGGCTGATGCTGCCGCTGGCGTTTGCGCGGCTGCTGGCGCAGATCCGCCGCGAGCGGCCGGCCATCGTCTGCTCGCACGGCCTGCTGTGCAACATGCTGGTGGTGCTGGCCAGGAAGATCCTGCGCGGCAACTTCGCCACCGTCGCCTTCGAGCACAGCAGCCCGGCGATCCACTATGGCGCCTCGCGCATGCGGCGCCTGAAGTGCTTTCTGGTGAGCCAGACCTATCGCCGCCATGACGCCGTCGTCGGCGTTTCGCGCGGGGTCAAGGAAGACCTGGTCAGCATGTTCCCGCCGCTGCGCGGCAAGGTGCGCACCATCTACAACGGCGTGCCGCTGGACGACGTGCGCGAGCAGGGCGCGGCGCGGCCGGCTCCGGCATCCGACGCGGCGCCGTATCACGTCGTCGCGGTCGGTCGGCTGGAGGCGGTCAAGGACTACGCCACCCTGATCGACGCGGCCGCGTTGCTGGACGATCCCGGCATCCGCTTCACCATCCTGGGCGAAGGCTCGGAACATGCCGCCCTGCAACGGCGTATCGACGCGCGCCCCTCGCGCAGCCCGGTGACCCTGGCCGGCCACATCGACAATCCGTTTCCGGTGATCGCCGGCGCCGGCGCCTTCGCCCTGACCTCGGTGCGCGAAAGTTTCGGCAATGTGCTGGTGGAGGCCCTGTGCCTGGGCATTCCGGTCATTTCCACAGATTGTCCGCACGGGCCGGCCGAGATCCTCGATGCCGGCCGCTACGGGCTGCTGGTGCCGGTGGGCGACGCGGCGGCCCTGGCCGCGGCGGTGCGCCGCCTGGCTTACGACGGCGACATGCGCGCCAGGCTGGCGGCCGACGGCCCCGGCCGCGCCGACGCCTTTTCACTAGAACGGCATTGCCGCGACGTCATCGAGCTATTCCAGCCGTTGATGCAGCGCGGCGCGTCCTGAACAGGAAAGCATCATGTCCAAGATACCGGTATCCGTGGTCGTCATGACCAAGAACGAAGAACGCAACATCGTCAAGTGCCTGAAAGCGCTGGCCGACTTCGACGAAGTCTTCGTGGTCGACTCCGACAGCACCGACGCCACCTGCGCCCTGGCCACCGCGCTGGGCGCCAGGATCAGCCATTTCCAGTGGAACGGCAAATACCCCAAGAAAAAGCAATGGTGCCTGGAACAGCTGCCGTTCACGCATCCGGTGGTGCTGTACGTGGACGCCGACGAAGAGATGACGCCCGAACTGGCCGCGGAGATCCGCGCCACACTGCCGCGCTTTGCGGCCGGCGCCGGCGGCGCCTTCGTGCCGTTCGACTACGTCTTCTGCGGCCGCAAGCTGCGCCACGGCCATCGCGTCTACAAGCTGGCGCTGCTGGCGCGCGAGCGCTCGCGCTTCCTGGACTACGACGACCTGGACGTGGCCCACATGTGGGAGGTCGAGGGCCACTACCAGCCCCAGGTGCAGGGCGAGACCTTCGCGCTGCGGGCGCGCATGGTGCACAACGACCATGATTCGCTCTACCACTACTTCGACAAGCACAACCGCTACTCTGACTGGGAAGCCAATCTGCGGACAAAGGGCCTGATGAACGATCCGCGCGAGGCCAACGTGGGCGCGCGGGCGCTGCTCAAGCGCCTGTTCCAGGCCATGCCGTTCAAGGCGCCGGTGTCGTTCCTGCATTCCTACCTGCTGCGCCTGGGCTTTCTCGATGGCCGCGCCGGTTTCGACTACGCCGTGGCGCGCGCCATGTACTACTGGCAGATCCGCATCAAGACCGAGGAAATCCAGCAGGCGCGGCGCGCCGCCGCCGCAGACTCGCAAGGCGATGCCCTGCCCGGAGCCGCCAAATGAGCGCGCTGCAGCGGCTCGACCGTTTTTCCCTGGCGCCCGGCCAGCGCGGCCGGTCCGCGCTCACGGTGCAACTGTGGTGGCTGGTGCAGGGCACGCTGTTCCGCTGGTCGCCGCAGGTCGCCTATGGCTTCCGGCGCTGGCTGCTGCGCTGCTTCGGCGCGCAGATCGGCCGCAAGGTGCTGATACGGCCCAGCGCCACCGTGACCTATCCCTGGAAAGTGGACATCGGCGACTACGCCTGGATCGGCGACGACGCGGTGCTCTACAGCCTGGGCCCCATCCACGTCGGCGCGCACGCGGTGGTCTCGCAACGCAGCTACCTGTGCGCGGCCGACCACGACGCGGCGCAACCGGATTTTCCGCTGCGCGAGCGCGCCGTGCGCATCGAGGACGGCGCCTGGGTCGCGACCGACGTGTTCGTCGGCCCGGGCGTCACGGTGGGCCGCGAGGCGGTGGTGGGCGCGCGCAGCTCGGTATTCCGCAGCCTGCCGCCCGCCATGGTGTGCCTGGGCAACCCCTGCCGCCCCGTCAAACCGCGCGTGGCGCCGCCGGCATGAAGATCCTCCTGTACGGCATCAACTACGCGCCGGAGCTGACCGGCATCGGCAAATACAGCGCCGAACTGGCCGAGTGGCTGGCGGCCCGCGGCCATGACGTCAGCGTGGTCACGGCGCCACCCTACTATCCGCAATGGCGCGTGCATGACGGCTACCGCGCGGGCCGCTACCGCAAGGAAACCCGCGCCGGCGTCACGGTCAGGCGCGCGCCCCTGTGGGTGCCGGCCCGGCCCGGCGGCGCCAAACGCCTGCTGCACCTGGCCAGCTTCGCCCTTTCCAGCCTGCCGTCGCTGTTGCGCGCGGCCGCCGGCCGGCCCGACCTGATCCTGGTGGTCGAGCCGGCCCTGTTCTGCGCGCCGGCCGCCTGGCTCGCCGCGCGCCTGTGCGGGGCGCGCGCCTGGCTGCACATCCAGGACTACGAGGTCGACGCCGCCTTCGACCTGGGGCTGCTCAAGGGCGCCTGGCTGCGCGCCGCCGTGCGGCGCGCGGAACGTTGGCTGATGCGGCGCTTCGATCGCGTG from Achromobacter xylosoxidans includes the following:
- a CDS encoding glycosyltransferase family 2 protein; amino-acid sequence: MSKIPVSVVVMTKNEERNIVKCLKALADFDEVFVVDSDSTDATCALATALGARISHFQWNGKYPKKKQWCLEQLPFTHPVVLYVDADEEMTPELAAEIRATLPRFAAGAGGAFVPFDYVFCGRKLRHGHRVYKLALLARERSRFLDYDDLDVAHMWEVEGHYQPQVQGETFALRARMVHNDHDSLYHYFDKHNRYSDWEANLRTKGLMNDPREANVGARALLKRLFQAMPFKAPVSFLHSYLLRLGFLDGRAGFDYAVARAMYYWQIRIKTEEIQQARRAAAADSQGDALPGAAK
- a CDS encoding putative colanic acid biosynthesis acetyltransferase — translated: MSALQRLDRFSLAPGQRGRSALTVQLWWLVQGTLFRWSPQVAYGFRRWLLRCFGAQIGRKVLIRPSATVTYPWKVDIGDYAWIGDDAVLYSLGPIHVGAHAVVSQRSYLCAADHDAAQPDFPLRERAVRIEDGAWVATDVFVGPGVTVGREAVVGARSSVFRSLPPAMVCLGNPCRPVKPRVAPPA